One genomic window of Garra rufa chromosome 24, GarRuf1.0, whole genome shotgun sequence includes the following:
- the vapa gene encoding vesicle-associated membrane protein-associated protein A, producing MSKLEQILILDPSSDLRFRGPFTDVVTTNLKLRNPSDRRVCFKVKTTAPRRYCVRPNSGIIDPGSTVTISVMLQPFDYDPNEKSKHKFMVQTIFAPSGMNDLEAMWKDAKPDDLMDSKLRCVFEMPSDNDKMNELESTKAASVLNASKADGTSGAKAGSLCMDDTEMRKLMEECKRLQTEVGKLLDENRQLKDEGLRMRKANQFDSSVSKSSAAMMSKDPASKSLPSLLVVIAAIFIGFFLGKFVL from the exons ATGTCCAAACTGGAGCAGATTCTGATCCTCGACCCGTCGAGCGACCTCCGCTTCAGAG GACCCTTCACAGATGTGGTGACCACGAACCTGAAGCTGAGGAACCCGTCCGACAGAAGAGTATGTTTCAAAGTGAAGACCACAGCTCCTCGCCGCTACTGCGTGCGGCCCAACAGCGGCATCATCGACCCCGGATCCACCGTCACCATCTCAG TCATGCTGCAGCCCTTTGATTACGACCCCAACGAGAagagcaagcacaagttcatggTGCAGACCATCTTCGCTCCGTCCGGCATGAACGACCTGGAAGCCATG TGGAAAGATGCCAAACCGGACGACCTGATGGACTCGAAGCTGCGCTGTGTGTTTGAAATGCCTTCAGACAACGATAAGATG AACGAGCTGGAATCCACCAAAGCTGCGTCTGTTCTCAACGCCTCGAAGGCCGACGGCACGTCAGGAGCCAAAGCCGGCAGTCTGTGCATGGACGACACGGAGATGAGGAAACTCATGGAGGAGTGCAAGAGACTGCAGACGGAAGTGGGGAAACTGCTAGACGAAAACCGCCAACTCAAG GATGAAGGTCTGAGGATGAGGAAGGCCAATCAGTTCGACAGCTCGGTCTCCAAGTCTTCGGCGGCGATGATGAGCAAAGATCCGGCCTCCAAATCTCTGCCGTCGCTGCTGGTCGTCATCGCCGCCATCTTCATCGGGTTCTTCCTAGGGAAGTTTGTCTTGTAG
- the LOC141300463 gene encoding protein APCDD1-like, protein MLSLYPLVVLLSSVSVCVLMVRADPVLLDQSSGCHSRLKQLHGQQVTVHMPPNITGHWVSNSCEVRPGPEFIARSYRFNPDHTFEALQFYYEDQHCSEPSYSLLIRGSVRPLQSSWVVRGGTVCEYHLSRVQLLCHGPSAAELVRTRLRSSCDPRRLPLPGLTYELWDERWAAAGRDCTRGLDFSMQELRLMRLERHRHHGDPGRQAEELFLGDVHTERAQRRLHQPAGYQTPLWRAKNITERCGICQTVSSADLHHPPLLPAQPDRPVRLHGNWVSTRCEVRPGVLFLTRHLTFHEDSQTWAGRYEHFSDPVCRHPTFSISASGRYSRGDPSDSVRGAVQFTFTVTHMAVTPMDVATTSLLNVFRGRECGAEGSWKMGVQQDVTSTSGCAALGIRLPHTEYELFSVGQDPSGHGLLYNGQRPTNGSSPDRPDRRATSFQPPLIRCSGGQKGERRVGREGDQHFRLSAGCGSNAPDTLVVLILLLAFM, encoded by the exons ATGTTGTCTTTATATCCTCTTGTCGTTCTGCTTTCTTCTG tgagtgtgtgtgtgctgatGGTCAGGGCTGATCCGGTTCTTCTGGACCAGAGTTCCGGTTGTCACTCCAGACTCAAACAGCTTCACGGACAGCAGGTGACTGTCCACATGCCGCCCAACATCACCGGACACTGGGTGTCCAACAG CTGCGAGGTGCGGCCCGGCCCAGAGTTCATCGCTCGCTCCTACCGCTTCAACCCGGACCACACCTTCGAGGCGCTGCAGTTCTACTACGAGGACCAGCACTGCAGCGAGCCCAGCTACAGCCTGCTGATCCGGGGCAGCGTCCGGCCGCTGCAGTCCTCCTGGGTGGTCCGCGGAGGAACCGTGTGCGAGTACCACCTGAGCCGCGTCCAGCTGCTGTGCCACGGCCCCTCGGCGGCGGAGCTGGTCCGGACTCGTCTGCGATCGTCCTGCGACCCGAGGCGTCTGCCGCTACCCGGCCTGACGTACGAGCTGTGGGACGAGCGGTGGGCGGCGGCGGGTCGTGACTGCACCCGCGGCTTAGACTTCAGCATGCAGGAGCTGCGGCTGATGCGGCTGGAGCGGCACCGTCACCATGGCGACCCCGGCAGACAGGCGGAGGAGCTGTTCCTGGGAGACGTTCACACGGAGCGCGCTCAGAGGAGACTCCACCAGCCCGCGGGCTACCAGACCCCCCTATGGAGAGCCAAG AATATA ACGGAGCGCTGTGGAATCTGTCAGACGGTGTCTTCGGCCGATCTTCATCATCCTCCGCTGCTGCCGGCGCAGCCCGATCGTCCGGTGCGTCTCCATGGAAACTGGGTGAGCACGCGCTGCGAGGTGCGTCCGGGCGTCCTCTTCCTCACCCGACATCTGACCTTCCACGAGGACAGCCAGACCTGGGCGGGACGGTACGAGCACTTCTCCGACCCCGTCTGCCGTCACCCCACCTTCAGCATCTCAGCCAGCGGACGCTACAGCCGCGGAGATCCATCCGACTCCGTCAGGGGCGCCGTCCAGTTCACCTTCACCG TGACCCACATGGCAGTGACACCCATGGATGTGGCCACCACGTCTCTGCTGAACGTCTTCAGAGGGCGAGAGTGCGGCGCGGAGGGTTCGTGGAAGATGGGCGTCCAGCAGGATGTGACGTCTACCTCGGGCTGCGCCGCGCTGGGCATCCGTCTGCCTCACACCGAGTACGAGCTCTTCAGCGTGGGCCAGGACCCGTCTGGACACGGCCTCCTCTACAACGGCCAGAGACCCACCAACGGCTCCAGTCCGGACCGCCCCGACCGACGGGCCACGTCTTTCCAGCCTCCGCTGATCCGCTGCAGCGGCGGACAGAAGGGCGAGCGGCGCGTGGGGCGAGAGGGAGACCAGCACTTCAGACTGAGCGCCGGCTGCGGCTCAAACGCGCCGGACACACTCGTGGTGCTCATCCTGCTGCTCGCGTTCATGTAG